Genomic window (Bacillus vallismortis):
TTCATTTCATGCTGCAGTTTCATCAATGATTTTTCGAAGATGGCTATTTCTTCATCTGTAAACGTTTCGAACATATCACGCAGATATTCCTGCCTTTTTGTAATGACCTCTTGAATAATCCGTTCTCCTTCAGGCAGAAGATGTATCCGGACCACACGTCTGTCCGCCGGGTCCTTGACCCGCTCGACAAGCTCATTTTTTTGCATGCGGTCGATTAAATCCGTTGTCGTGCTGCATGCCAGATACATTTTGCCCGATAGTTCGCCGATTGTCATATCTCCTAGTTCATAAAGCCATTGCAGGCCGACAAATTGCGGCGGCGTAATTGCATATTGGTTAAGGATTTCTCGTCCTTTTTGCTTAATGATCGCGGCAATGTGGCGGAGTGACTTTTCAATATCCGCAACATGCTCCAAAGGTTTTGATGTCATTTGTCCATCCCTCACTCAAGGATCTCTTACGCACAAAAGCGTTCCGTGTCTATTTTCCTTCTTTTTTGAAGAAAATGCAAGACTCGCGCGAGAGAATTAGAGGACTTTAGGCAAACAACATCAAATAGCAAAAACTGTTTTAAGCTTTGCCATCCAAGTTTTGCATAGCATTCCAAATATGGTTTCAAACGTTCCAAACAAACAGCAATAACCGGCTCCTTCCTGAAAAGAAGGAATACCGGCAAGGATTAAAGCTCTAGCTCACCCATTCTAAGAAGCTCAACAACGGCTTGCGAACGCCCTTTCACACCCAATTTCTGCATGGCATTTG
Coding sequences:
- a CDS encoding MarR family winged helix-turn-helix transcriptional regulator, producing the protein MTSKPLEHVADIEKSLRHIAAIIKQKGREILNQYAITPPQFVGLQWLYELGDMTIGELSGKMYLACSTTTDLIDRMQKNELVERVKDPADRRVVRIHLLPEGERIIQEVITKRQEYLRDMFETFTDEEIAIFEKSLMKLQHEMKRK